One Lytechinus variegatus isolate NC3 chromosome 14, Lvar_3.0, whole genome shotgun sequence genomic region harbors:
- the LOC121427967 gene encoding G-protein coupled receptor 52-like, which produces MVAKPLRYHHIVTDRRAVAVMSVAITSSILLAIVGLPIPETPSGDFMMNICEFNVDALKGNFVLIFCVSFLLMAAFTSVLSTVSLLVIARKQSKAIAHGEITVTAAVSTVNQRNDTSADAGEEMSTTRRQRKSNRRALLTIFLLNVVVFVSWLPLAIFYVLLGVGVNIPPVFGSVVVFLSMSATWWHCLVYLITNRMFRETAKDVFKKTLRIYCSTTTK; this is translated from the coding sequence ATGGTTGCAAAACCCCTTCGGTACCATCATATAGTTACTGATCGAAGGGCTGTTGCAGTCATGTCCGTGGCCATAACTTCCTCGATTCTTCTGGCCATTGTAGGATTGCCTATACCCGAGACACCTTCAGGTGACTTCATGATGAACATATGTGAATTTAATGTTGATGCACTCAAAGGCAATTTCGTCCTGATTTTCTGCGTTTCCTTCTTGCTTATGGCGGCGTTCACGTCAGTCCTTTCAACAGTGAGCTTGCTGGTCATTGCCCGAAAGCAATCAAAGGCGATTGCACATGGGGAAATCACGGTGACTGCAGCGGTTAGCACGGTTAATCAGCGCAACGACACCTCAGCTGATGCCGGAGAGGAAATGTCAACGACTAGGAGACAACGAAAGAGCAACAGAAGAGCACTTTTGACCATCTTTCTCCTGAACGTTGTCGTCTTTGTTTCATGGTTACCTCTCGCCATCTTCTATGTCTTGTTAGGCGTTGGTGTTAATATTCCTCCAGTCTTTGGAAGTGTGGTTGTGTTCCTTTCCATGTCTGCGACGTGGTGGCATTGCCTAGTGTACCTGATCACAAATAGGATGTTCCGGGAGACAGCAAAAGATGTCTTTAAGAAAACACTCAGAATATACTGCTCAACTACCACAAAATAA